A genome region from Acidobacteriota bacterium includes the following:
- a CDS encoding HU family DNA-binding protein — MNKAELVDRLAERSGLSHRESRQIVDFIFDPDPATGLIAKELLSGGKVAISGFGTFEARARKARVGRNPHTGEALSIPATRAPAFKAGKPLKETLRG; from the coding sequence ATGAACAAGGCCGAACTTGTCGATCGACTGGCAGAGAGGTCGGGGCTGTCTCATCGTGAGTCCCGTCAGATCGTCGACTTCATTTTCGACCCGGACCCCGCAACCGGGTTGATCGCGAAAGAACTCCTGAGTGGTGGCAAGGTCGCCATCAGTGGGTTCGGGACGTTCGAGGCCCGTGCACGCAAGGCACGCGTGGGACGCAACCCCCACACCGGCGAAGCGCTCAGCATTCCGGCAACCCGTGCACCTGCGTTCAAGGCCGGAAAGCCTCTCAAGGAAACGTTGCGCGGATAG